The Thermoplasmata archaeon genome includes a window with the following:
- a CDS encoding NMD3-related protein: MRRTVGGRRGRPKELACIVCGERPPALDGLCSECLSTRRRFIELPQYTELVRCAHCASVLSGRRWADSVGELEDIEAAVRRELRIDVGEGAKVEAKVKVMPVDEHSADAEVVALVRAGLASLTQTARTRVRLRRSVCERCSRIRGQYYEATLQVRALGRPLSREELALVRSKISELFRPAGREDFIGKEEEVEGGLDLRLGKVAGARALARAVAQAFGGRVSESSSLVGRRDGRSLHRVTFLVRLPGIREGDFVRARGRLLMVMSIGQRGASCRDLASGEERLLDGKDIATAFRVGGREIVREAVVLEERRPEVQILDPVSCRPLTLVAPEWFWRKTGRESVGLVRDEDEVYLVPDERERES; this comes from the coding sequence ATGAGACGGACGGTGGGAGGGCGCCGGGGGCGCCCTAAGGAGCTGGCCTGCATCGTGTGCGGCGAGAGGCCACCCGCCCTAGACGGCCTTTGCAGCGAGTGCCTCTCGACGAGGCGCCGCTTTATAGAGCTCCCACAGTACACCGAGCTGGTGCGCTGCGCCCACTGCGCCAGCGTCCTGAGCGGGCGAAGATGGGCCGACTCCGTCGGAGAGCTAGAGGACATAGAGGCTGCGGTGCGCCGAGAGCTCCGAATTGACGTAGGAGAGGGTGCGAAGGTTGAGGCGAAGGTCAAGGTGATGCCCGTAGATGAGCATAGCGCCGATGCCGAGGTCGTGGCGCTGGTGAGGGCGGGTTTGGCATCCCTAACGCAGACGGCTCGCACGCGGGTGAGGCTGAGGAGATCCGTCTGCGAGCGCTGCTCCAGAATTCGTGGGCAATATTATGAAGCCACGCTTCAGGTGAGGGCCCTGGGCAGGCCGCTGAGTCGAGAAGAGCTGGCGCTGGTCAGGAGCAAGATCAGCGAGCTCTTCAGACCCGCCGGAAGGGAGGATTTCATCGGGAAAGAAGAGGAGGTAGAAGGGGGTCTTGACCTCAGGCTTGGGAAGGTTGCGGGCGCGAGAGCGCTCGCGAGGGCCGTGGCACAAGCGTTCGGAGGGAGGGTCAGCGAGAGCTCGAGTCTTGTCGGCAGGCGGGATGGAAGGAGCCTTCATCGTGTCACTTTCCTCGTCCGTCTACCCGGAATTCGGGAGGGCGATTTCGTGCGCGCAAGAGGAAGGCTCCTGATGGTCATGAGCATTGGGCAGAGGGGCGCCTCCTGCAGAGACTTGGCTTCCGGTGAGGAGAGGCTGCTCGATGGGAAGGATATTGCCACGGCTTTCAGAGTCGGTGGAAGAGAGATCGTCCGGGAAGCCGTTGTGCTCGAGGAGCGAAGGCCGGAGGTCCAAATTCTCGACCCTGTGAGCTGCCGGCCCCTAACATTGGTTGCTCCCGAATGGTTCTGGCGGAAAACTGGGAGGGAGAGCGTCGGGTTGGTCAGAGACGAAGACGAGGTTTATTTGGTCCCGGACGAGAGAGAGCGGGAAAGCTAG
- a CDS encoding ATPase domain-containing protein, protein MAEERIPTHITGLDEFIEGGIPQGFVILVMGEPGTMKSSLAYSILHHNAVEGRTGLFVTLEQSRKSVLTQMASLGMVYDEVEPHLSVLDLAILRKKMRLGKKSWMEVFKMYANNLKKSLDYQLLTIDSLTVLELLAAFKEPRIELFELFEWLRDLGVTTFLPVEMTQKGDPLALYGEDYLADGIILLKMERVGDIHIQRRIRIVKLRATKHSTNYFTLLHQDSHFAVTKVITEK, encoded by the coding sequence ATGGCCGAGGAGCGAATTCCAACACACATAACGGGTTTGGACGAGTTCATTGAGGGAGGAATTCCGCAGGGTTTCGTCATCCTCGTCATGGGCGAGCCTGGGACGATGAAGTCCTCGCTCGCCTACAGCATCCTCCATCACAACGCGGTCGAGGGCAGGACCGGCCTCTTCGTTACGCTCGAGCAGAGCCGCAAGTCCGTCCTCACCCAGATGGCGAGCCTCGGCATGGTCTACGACGAAGTCGAGCCCCACCTGAGCGTTCTGGACTTGGCCATCCTCCGCAAGAAGATGAGGCTCGGCAAGAAGAGCTGGATGGAGGTCTTCAAGATGTACGCCAATAACCTCAAAAAGAGCCTCGACTACCAGCTCCTCACCATTGATTCCCTGACGGTCCTGGAACTCCTCGCCGCCTTCAAGGAGCCCCGCATCGAGCTCTTCGAGCTCTTTGAGTGGCTGAGGGACCTAGGCGTCACGACCTTCCTTCCAGTTGAGATGACGCAGAAGGGCGACCCCCTAGCACTGTATGGAGAAGACTATCTTGCGGACGGCATAATCCTTCTCAAAATGGAGCGAGTCGGCGACATCCACATACAGAGAAGGATAAGGATAGTCAAGCTGCGCGCCACGAAGCACAGCACGAACTACTTCACCCTCCTCCATCAGGACAGCCACTTCGCGGTGACGAAGGTGATTACAGAGAAGTAG
- a CDS encoding PUA domain-containing protein, whose amino-acid sequence MLELRHRHRLRRKEIRKLADELEASLGVRTFSEDDAVDMAEAGDFQVILMGNQALAILTERGPFLTVRGLLRWPPARRFVSVDEGAIRFICNGADVMGPGIVEVDSAIREGELVWVRDVKHLKPLAIGRALVAAGMMASRSPGKAVRTLHYVGDELWNIGSQK is encoded by the coding sequence GTGCTCGAGCTCAGGCACAGGCACAGGCTCAGGCGGAAGGAGATAAGGAAGCTCGCCGACGAGCTCGAGGCTTCGCTGGGCGTCAGGACCTTCAGCGAGGACGACGCCGTCGACATGGCGGAGGCGGGAGACTTCCAAGTCATTCTCATGGGCAATCAGGCGCTCGCCATCCTGACCGAGCGCGGCCCCTTCCTGACCGTGCGGGGCCTGCTCAGGTGGCCTCCCGCTAGGAGGTTCGTGTCTGTGGACGAGGGGGCGATCAGGTTCATCTGCAATGGCGCGGACGTGATGGGCCCCGGCATCGTTGAAGTCGATTCTGCAATAAGGGAGGGAGAGCTCGTCTGGGTCCGTGACGTAAAGCACCTCAAACCTCTTGCGATTGGAAGGGCTCTCGTCGCGGCCGGGATGATGGCCTCGAGGTCGCCTGGGAAGGCTGTGAGGACGCTCCATTATGTAGGGGACGAGCTTTGGAACATAGGCTCCCAGAAGTGA
- a CDS encoding Mut7-C RNAse domain-containing protein, with product MAKELRFVCDYMLGSLARWLRLLGHDTLYPGLLEDSELLRLARTEGRLLLTRDKELASRAGELGVLIKSVGLDEQLEQLRASGLLPLDDESALTRCSLCNSLLEDMTREEARGRVPEAVFERQSEFWRCSGCGQIYWPGSHYDRILQRLERIERGGKGSD from the coding sequence TTGGCAAAGGAGTTGAGGTTCGTCTGTGACTACATGCTCGGGTCTCTAGCGAGATGGCTCAGGCTGTTGGGCCACGACACTCTCTACCCAGGTCTGCTCGAGGACAGCGAGCTGCTCAGGCTCGCACGCACAGAGGGAAGGCTCCTTCTGACCCGAGACAAGGAGCTGGCCTCAAGAGCCGGCGAACTCGGCGTTCTCATCAAGAGCGTCGGATTGGATGAGCAGCTCGAGCAGCTGAGGGCCTCGGGCCTACTCCCGCTCGACGATGAGAGCGCTCTGACGCGCTGCTCCCTCTGCAACTCCCTCCTCGAAGACATGACCCGAGAGGAGGCCCGGGGGAGGGTTCCGGAGGCGGTGTTCGAGCGCCAGAGTGAGTTCTGGCGGTGCTCGGGCTGTGGACAGATATACTGGCCGGGGAGCCACTATGACAGAATTCTGCAGAGACTGGAAAGAATCGAGAGAGGAGGAAAGGGGAGCGACTAG
- a CDS encoding dCMP deaminase family protein, with the protein MSRIPWDEYFMNIACDVAARSTCIRKGRKIGTVIVNEWHEIVATGYNGNPRGMEHCEEIGCVRERLGIPSGEKAEVCTAVHSEQNALLQAGTRSRGSTLYTIFNPCNTCAKMIANAGIVRVVYIIDYPERMGLEILRKCGVRVTKLRGFKRRPE; encoded by the coding sequence ATGTCTCGCATTCCCTGGGATGAGTATTTCATGAACATCGCCTGCGACGTGGCTGCCCGGAGCACCTGCATCAGGAAGGGGAGGAAGATCGGAACAGTGATAGTGAACGAGTGGCACGAAATAGTAGCCACCGGCTACAACGGCAACCCCCGCGGGATGGAGCACTGCGAGGAAATAGGCTGCGTTCGGGAGAGACTTGGAATTCCGAGCGGTGAGAAGGCCGAGGTCTGCACTGCCGTCCATTCGGAACAGAACGCGCTCCTTCAGGCCGGGACTAGGTCCCGCGGCTCCACGCTCTATACTATATTCAACCCCTGTAACACCTGCGCGAAGATGATCGCGAACGCCGGTATCGTGCGTGTGGTCTACATTATTGACTACCCAGAGAGGATGGGTCTGGAGATTCTGAGGAAGTGCGGTGTAAGGGTGACGAAGCTCAGGGGCTTCAAGAGGAGGCCAGAATAG
- a CDS encoding 4-hydroxyphenylacetate 3-hydroxylase N-terminal domain-containing protein — MRTPEQYMESLRRMRPNVYKFGELIEDVTTHPATRRCVAGHARLYAAALEDGTRELLTTSSGLTGEPVSRYLSLIQSQEDMLANLRLKRLAFNLTGTCTGGRCVGWTAINAMWATTFDMDRALGTDYHGRLREWLVDKQREDITLCGALTDPKGDRSLGPCEQPDPDLNLHAVAVRDDGIVVRGAKVMIAGAAAANEIFVLPGSRYNEREKDYAISFAIPRDAEGIIVVEARRPSDTRENEEGFDIPVRKGGISQGYIFFEDVFVPKKRVFMCGEANFTQAAVLNFITPYRSAIGGCVAGQGDVMIGAASLIARANGLPDRVFMDKFVRMAVNNETTFAVGVAAACLGSLHPSGIWMPDGLTANVCKVQVATLPYETKRLAQEIAGGIGETGCMPSWRDFQDARLGALLKKYLRARSSAETRMKVARLIEWLTIGAGVPGCLHGGGSPDAARLMVWRGLDRERLIRIAGGLAGIEEALEEPSARK; from the coding sequence ATGAGGACACCGGAACAGTATATGGAGAGCCTACGCAGGATGCGGCCCAACGTGTACAAGTTTGGCGAGCTGATCGAGGACGTGACTACCCACCCAGCAACGCGGCGGTGCGTCGCGGGTCATGCCAGGCTCTATGCCGCGGCGCTTGAGGACGGAACGAGGGAGCTTCTCACCACGAGTTCGGGCCTCACAGGCGAACCCGTGTCCCGCTACCTCTCCTTGATACAGAGCCAGGAGGACATGCTCGCCAACCTTCGGTTGAAGAGGCTCGCCTTCAACCTCACCGGCACATGTACAGGAGGCCGCTGCGTGGGGTGGACCGCAATAAACGCAATGTGGGCGACTACATTCGATATGGACAGGGCCTTGGGAACGGACTATCACGGGAGACTCAGGGAGTGGCTAGTCGATAAGCAGCGGGAGGACATAACGCTCTGCGGAGCCCTGACCGACCCCAAGGGTGACCGCAGCCTAGGGCCATGCGAGCAGCCCGACCCCGATTTGAACTTACACGCGGTGGCGGTCAGGGACGACGGCATCGTCGTCCGAGGGGCCAAGGTGATGATCGCGGGGGCAGCGGCCGCAAACGAGATATTCGTCCTACCGGGGAGCAGGTACAACGAAAGGGAAAAGGACTATGCGATCTCCTTCGCAATTCCTAGGGACGCCGAGGGAATAATCGTCGTCGAGGCGCGAAGACCGTCCGACACGCGCGAGAATGAGGAGGGTTTTGATATACCGGTAAGAAAGGGTGGTATCTCCCAGGGCTACATATTCTTCGAGGACGTTTTCGTTCCCAAAAAAAGAGTGTTCATGTGCGGCGAGGCGAACTTCACACAGGCGGCGGTGCTCAACTTCATCACGCCCTATCGTTCCGCGATTGGAGGATGCGTTGCGGGACAGGGGGACGTGATGATTGGTGCGGCCTCGCTCATTGCGAGGGCGAACGGGCTCCCGGACAGGGTCTTCATGGACAAATTCGTCAGGATGGCCGTGAACAACGAGACGACATTTGCGGTTGGCGTCGCAGCGGCCTGCCTAGGCTCACTCCATCCGTCCGGAATCTGGATGCCTGACGGACTGACAGCAAACGTTTGTAAGGTTCAAGTGGCGACCTTGCCTTATGAAACGAAGCGTCTCGCTCAAGAAATCGCCGGGGGTATCGGAGAGACCGGGTGTATGCCCTCCTGGAGGGACTTCCAGGACGCGAGGCTTGGAGCGCTGCTCAAGAAATACTTACGTGCGAGGAGCAGTGCGGAGACGAGAATGAAGGTGGCGAGGCTCATTGAGTGGCTGACCATAGGAGCAGGAGTTCCCGGCTGCCTACATGGCGGTGGGTCCCCGGATGCGGCTAGATTGATGGTCTGGAGGGGGCTGGACAGGGAGCGATTGATTCGAATCGCGGGCGGTCTGGCGGGAATAGAGGAGGCTTTGGAGGAGCCATCCGCAAGGAAATAG
- a CDS encoding DUF424 family protein, whose product MIRLKRHRSGSELLIAACDDELLGRRFTEGELTLEVSPAFFGGERVSRRLLLECLALATIANLVGEETVAAAIEGGFVDPECVIRIGGVPHAQMVRI is encoded by the coding sequence GTGATTAGGTTGAAGAGGCACCGCTCTGGCAGCGAGCTTCTTATCGCGGCCTGTGACGATGAGCTACTCGGAAGGCGCTTCACAGAGGGTGAGCTAACCCTCGAAGTCAGCCCGGCCTTCTTCGGCGGTGAGAGGGTGAGCCGCAGGCTCCTCCTAGAGTGCCTCGCCCTCGCCACAATCGCCAATCTCGTCGGCGAGGAGACGGTGGCGGCGGCGATTGAGGGCGGGTTCGTTGACCCAGAGTGCGTGATTCGCATTGGCGGCGTTCCTCATGCCCAGATGGTGAGAATATGA
- a CDS encoding ATPase domain-containing protein, whose protein sequence is MCARVKEERVQPPDAPSAAPSGARCKTGIELLDRALGGGIPRGSSVLLSGACGTGKTTLGMEFLARGASAGEIGLYIAVTEPSKRVRDNMSAFEFFDPKLVEEGKLRLLDAQDMLERLGVDRVEYTQEDAAAILKAILDSVRESGAARLVVDSITGICIHLKTRERVRDFVLKLARGLSAAGCTSLLVSETTPSEGHHSPFGVEEAVADGVIALGNADQRGHLLRTLHIVKMRGTHHSRARYALDLTPFGIILAPLLRGSLGA, encoded by the coding sequence ATGTGCGCTAGGGTCAAAGAGGAGAGAGTCCAACCGCCTGATGCTCCCTCGGCCGCCCCATCCGGTGCCCGCTGCAAGACAGGAATCGAGCTACTAGACAGAGCTCTTGGAGGAGGAATTCCTAGGGGCAGCTCTGTTCTCCTGAGCGGCGCGTGTGGGACGGGCAAGACCACGCTCGGGATGGAGTTCCTCGCTCGCGGAGCCTCGGCAGGGGAGATCGGGCTCTACATCGCCGTCACAGAGCCATCGAAGAGGGTGAGGGACAATATGAGCGCCTTCGAGTTCTTCGACCCTAAACTCGTGGAGGAGGGCAAGCTCCGTCTACTCGACGCCCAGGACATGCTTGAGAGGCTCGGTGTTGACAGGGTCGAGTACACACAGGAAGACGCCGCCGCAATTCTTAAAGCGATTCTAGACTCTGTGAGGGAGTCCGGTGCGGCCAGGCTGGTGGTCGACTCTATAACTGGCATTTGCATCCATCTCAAAACCAGGGAGAGGGTGAGGGACTTTGTGCTCAAACTCGCGAGGGGTCTCTCGGCCGCGGGGTGCACCAGCCTCCTGGTTTCCGAGACCACACCCAGTGAGGGCCACCACTCCCCGTTCGGGGTTGAGGAGGCGGTGGCGGACGGTGTTATCGCGCTGGGGAATGCGGACCAGAGGGGGCACCTCCTGCGGACGCTGCACATTGTAAAAATGAGGGGGACCCACCACTCTAGGGCAAGGTACGCTCTAGACCTCACTCCCTTCGGGATCATTCTCGCCCCCCTTCTCAGGGGATCGCTCGGCGCCTGA
- a CDS encoding minichromosome maintenance protein MCM, with translation MAEEMDLAAMTTRWRDFLKTYCAKELLEVANSYPEKRSLLVSFRDIEVFDHELAMQLLDRPNSAIYTAELAIQDPECLPPDIRPEVRRGIHFRVKELPPKPLALTDVRELRAKHIGRLVAVKGLVRKATQVKPKLVDAVFQCARCLAIIKEPQTSSVFREPMECYRDQGGCGKSAASTYFILLTHDMAPLRRPIQLSRARESAGTDAGMGEGETRARELPHPRTVPPTERSVFIDTQKIEIQESPEGLRGGDQPERLTAYAEDDLCRVVSPGDKVILNGILRSQQRTYGQVKSTFFDWYLEIISIELEQHEFEEVEISPEEEQEILRMAKSKDITRKIVASIAPTIFGLEVEKEALALQMFGGVPKVLPDKTRIRGDIHCLLVGDPGTAKSQLLRYIANLVPRGIYASGKATSAAGLTAAAVHDEFGEGRWTLEAGALVLADKGLACIDELDKMSEQDSSSMHEAMEQQCISIAKAGITATLQSRCAILAAANPKEGRFDEHSYLVDQINLSPTLLSRFDVIFPLTDRPDEKRDAALAEHILSAHLAGEIAQYRKNVQDRRFSKEDERRAMKRVEPEIKPETLRKYIAYARSRVFPVMTREAMEILQDYYVSIRAQSKMAEGGEGGAVPMTPRQIEALIRLSEASARMRLSNEVTEEDAERAKRIIEFFLRKVASDSGRFDIDAIMTGTTHSQRERIRAILDYIKEADEGRGVPEEDIVRATANKGVPEEKVRRDIARLVDDGRIYEPSPGRYRLAGGERR, from the coding sequence ATGGCGGAAGAGATGGACCTGGCGGCGATGACCACCAGATGGCGAGACTTCCTGAAGACCTACTGCGCTAAGGAGCTCCTCGAGGTCGCCAACTCCTACCCCGAGAAGAGGAGCCTCCTGGTCAGCTTCAGGGACATCGAGGTCTTCGACCACGAGCTCGCAATGCAGCTTCTCGACAGGCCCAACAGCGCCATCTACACAGCGGAACTAGCGATACAGGACCCTGAGTGCCTCCCCCCCGATATCAGGCCAGAGGTCAGGCGTGGCATCCACTTCCGCGTGAAGGAGCTCCCGCCAAAGCCCCTTGCGTTGACCGACGTGAGGGAGCTCAGGGCGAAGCACATAGGGAGGCTAGTTGCGGTCAAGGGTCTCGTCCGGAAGGCGACGCAGGTAAAGCCGAAGCTCGTCGACGCGGTGTTCCAGTGCGCTAGGTGCCTCGCAATAATAAAGGAGCCCCAGACCAGCAGCGTTTTCAGGGAACCTATGGAGTGCTATAGGGACCAGGGCGGATGCGGAAAGAGCGCGGCCTCGACCTACTTTATCCTCCTGACACACGACATGGCTCCCTTGCGGAGACCGATTCAGCTCTCGAGGGCGAGGGAGAGCGCGGGCACCGACGCCGGGATGGGGGAAGGAGAAACGAGGGCGAGGGAGCTCCCCCACCCTAGGACCGTTCCCCCCACGGAGAGGTCCGTTTTCATAGACACCCAGAAAATCGAGATTCAGGAGAGCCCGGAGGGCCTGCGCGGCGGAGACCAGCCAGAGAGGCTCACGGCCTACGCCGAGGACGACCTCTGCAGGGTGGTCTCGCCCGGCGACAAGGTCATTCTCAACGGAATTCTCCGCAGCCAGCAGAGGACCTACGGGCAGGTCAAGTCCACATTCTTCGACTGGTACCTTGAGATAATCAGCATAGAGCTCGAGCAGCACGAGTTCGAGGAGGTGGAGATATCACCAGAGGAGGAGCAGGAGATTCTCAGGATGGCGAAGAGCAAGGACATCACCAGAAAAATCGTCGCATCAATAGCGCCGACGATATTCGGACTGGAGGTTGAGAAGGAAGCCCTGGCGCTCCAAATGTTCGGTGGCGTTCCCAAGGTCCTGCCCGACAAGACCAGGATAAGGGGGGACATCCACTGCCTCCTGGTAGGGGACCCCGGGACCGCCAAGTCCCAGCTCTTGCGGTATATCGCCAATCTAGTTCCCAGAGGAATCTACGCGTCGGGGAAAGCGACGAGCGCCGCAGGCCTGACAGCGGCCGCGGTCCACGACGAGTTCGGGGAAGGCCGGTGGACGCTCGAGGCGGGGGCGCTGGTGCTGGCCGACAAGGGCCTGGCCTGTATCGACGAGTTGGACAAGATGTCGGAGCAGGACAGCTCGAGCATGCACGAAGCGATGGAGCAGCAGTGCATCAGCATCGCCAAGGCGGGCATAACTGCGACCCTCCAATCGCGCTGCGCCATTCTGGCCGCCGCAAATCCCAAGGAGGGCCGCTTCGATGAGCACAGTTATCTTGTGGACCAGATAAACCTCTCCCCGACCCTCCTCTCTCGCTTCGACGTAATATTCCCTCTGACGGACAGGCCTGACGAAAAGAGGGACGCTGCTCTCGCAGAGCACATTCTCAGCGCCCACCTCGCAGGGGAGATAGCACAGTACAGGAAAAACGTCCAGGACAGGCGGTTTTCCAAGGAGGACGAGAGGAGGGCGATGAAGAGGGTGGAGCCCGAGATAAAGCCAGAGACCCTCAGGAAGTACATCGCCTATGCCCGGAGCCGCGTATTCCCCGTAATGACCAGGGAGGCGATGGAGATTCTTCAGGATTATTACGTGAGCATCCGAGCCCAGTCCAAGATGGCGGAGGGGGGAGAGGGAGGGGCCGTCCCGATGACCCCGAGGCAGATTGAGGCCCTCATCCGCCTCTCCGAGGCGAGCGCTAGGATGCGTCTGAGCAACGAGGTTACGGAGGAGGACGCGGAAAGGGCGAAGAGAATCATCGAGTTCTTCCTGCGTAAGGTCGCGAGCGACAGCGGCCGTTTCGACATCGACGCGATAATGACGGGCACGACCCACAGCCAGCGTGAGAGAATTCGGGCGATTCTGGACTACATTAAGGAAGCGGACGAGGGGCGGGGGGTCCCAGAGGAGGACATCGTCCGGGCGACGGCCAACAAGGGGGTTCCGGAGGAGAAGGTGAGGAGGGACATCGCAAGGCTCGTCGACGATGGTAGAATTTATGAGCCGAGCCCCGGCAGATACAGGTTGGCGGGAGGGGAGAGGAGGTGA
- a CDS encoding A24 family peptidase C-terminal domain-containing protein yields the protein MYGPGSFTDLVRFLVGAGVLAWAAESDLRTRRVADGAWWILLALGTALLELDLLLNGEGIVYLLSPFFIIVFFITLWYEGEILGVGVRKRDSALATIGLVAASLMVVAAQLRTGLLDPSTQEGFRHLQLLTIPVMMLFAYVLYRTQLLSGGADAKAFLAMSVFIPFYPSPIIDPLPAPRGFMLICPFVLAVFFTAAFFTIFNPIALFIYNLARGDWGPLMFLAYRIPIDEARAKRFIWLSECVEGGRRRYLYYRFRGCDSGWKKAQLRRLEEMGETRVWVQPQIPFMVQLLAGFVFCFVFGNVILYGIVKALAGF from the coding sequence GTGTATGGACCCGGGAGCTTCACCGACCTAGTGCGCTTTCTGGTCGGTGCGGGGGTTCTGGCGTGGGCGGCGGAATCGGACCTGAGAACGAGGCGCGTCGCAGACGGGGCCTGGTGGATACTCTTGGCTCTGGGGACCGCTCTGCTTGAGCTCGACCTCCTTCTCAACGGCGAGGGCATCGTCTACCTTCTCTCGCCGTTCTTTATAATCGTTTTTTTCATCACCCTCTGGTACGAGGGGGAAATTCTGGGCGTGGGCGTCCGGAAAAGGGACAGTGCTTTGGCGACCATAGGACTGGTCGCGGCATCGCTGATGGTGGTAGCGGCCCAGCTCAGGACTGGCCTACTCGACCCCTCTACTCAGGAGGGCTTCCGCCACCTCCAGCTTCTCACAATCCCGGTGATGATGCTGTTCGCCTATGTTCTCTACAGAACCCAGCTCCTCTCCGGCGGGGCCGATGCCAAGGCCTTCCTGGCGATGTCGGTTTTCATACCCTTCTACCCTTCCCCCATTATTGATCCCCTCCCGGCCCCCCGGGGCTTCATGCTCATCTGCCCCTTCGTTCTCGCCGTTTTCTTCACCGCTGCTTTCTTCACGATTTTCAACCCCATCGCGCTTTTCATCTACAATCTGGCGAGAGGCGACTGGGGCCCGCTGATGTTCCTCGCTTATAGAATTCCAATCGACGAGGCGCGCGCGAAGAGGTTCATCTGGCTCTCGGAGTGTGTCGAGGGCGGGAGGAGGAGATACCTCTATTACCGTTTCAGGGGCTGCGATTCCGGATGGAAAAAGGCGCAGCTACGCAGGCTCGAAGAGATGGGCGAGACCCGCGTCTGGGTCCAGCCACAAATTCCCTTCATGGTCCAGCTCCTCGCGGGTTTTGTTTTTTGCTTCGTCTTTGGAAATGTAATTCTTTACGGGATAGTGAAAGCGCTGGCCGGTTTCTGA
- a CDS encoding PAC2 family protein: MGDDIEIHMLKKIDLKGATVIDGFPSAGLVSSIVANYIVRVLSLEQVGVLDSVYFPPLSLVRGAEPLDAVRIYAGPRVGTDTSHDQIAVVISEFQPPPNLVRAIASSMLDWLQEERCKMLFSPEGLVIEREGEDEKEEKRGEAEAVREVETYGIGSTPRARRLLEESGVRLFKEGVITGMAGVLLNEGKRRDFDVVALLAEANPQYPDARAAAKVIETLDRLILHIRLDSRPLYKEAEVIESQIKSIQQQTKVPKQTPAPHMYG, translated from the coding sequence GTGGGCGATGATATAGAGATTCACATGCTCAAGAAGATAGATCTGAAGGGAGCCACGGTGATTGACGGCTTCCCCAGCGCGGGCCTTGTCAGCTCGATTGTGGCGAACTATATTGTCAGGGTCCTCTCGCTCGAGCAGGTCGGCGTCCTCGACTCCGTCTATTTTCCCCCGCTCTCGCTCGTCAGGGGAGCGGAACCACTGGACGCGGTCAGAATCTACGCGGGTCCCCGCGTCGGAACCGACACCAGCCACGACCAGATTGCGGTTGTCATATCGGAGTTCCAGCCCCCACCCAACCTGGTCCGCGCAATCGCGAGCTCCATGCTCGACTGGCTCCAGGAGGAGAGGTGCAAGATGCTTTTCTCACCGGAAGGGCTGGTGATCGAGAGGGAGGGAGAGGATGAGAAGGAGGAGAAGAGAGGTGAGGCGGAGGCGGTGAGGGAGGTCGAGACCTACGGCATCGGTAGCACCCCGAGAGCCCGGAGGCTTCTCGAAGAGAGCGGGGTGAGACTCTTCAAGGAAGGTGTGATAACGGGCATGGCGGGTGTGCTGCTGAATGAGGGTAAGAGGCGTGACTTCGATGTCGTCGCCCTTCTCGCTGAGGCAAACCCGCAGTACCCGGATGCACGGGCCGCGGCCAAAGTTATCGAGACGCTGGACAGGCTCATTCTCCACATTCGGCTCGATTCAAGGCCGCTTTATAAAGAGGCCGAAGTTATTGAATCACAGATAAAGAGCATCCAGCAGCAGACCAAGGTCCCAAAGCAGACCCCTGCCCCCCACATGTACGGATAA
- a CDS encoding dihydrofolate reductase family protein, giving the protein MRPYVIINCAMSADGKIALPSRRQTRISCDEDIERVQRLRSSCDAILVGIGTVLQDDPGLLVKEKYLKRQELPLRIVLDSRGRTPPSAKVVSAGARTLIVTTEAAERRDWGGGVEQLRLGPGPRVPLPPLLDELARRGVRRLLVEGGEEVIGSFVAGRLFDRFIIYIGSVVLGGHGPTPAGGEGAASLEEATRLKLLKVRRLGDGVLLEYEPAPQGNVVGRETVSETDSRPPRGRGPIRR; this is encoded by the coding sequence ATGAGGCCATATGTGATAATCAACTGTGCAATGTCGGCGGACGGGAAAATCGCCCTCCCATCCCGTCGACAGACTAGAATATCATGCGACGAGGACATTGAGCGTGTCCAGCGCCTCAGGAGCTCCTGCGATGCAATTCTAGTCGGTATCGGAACGGTCCTCCAAGATGACCCAGGCCTGCTGGTCAAGGAGAAGTACCTGAAGCGCCAAGAGCTTCCGCTACGCATAGTGCTGGACTCTAGGGGCAGGACCCCTCCTAGCGCGAAGGTGGTCTCAGCCGGGGCGAGAACGCTCATTGTGACTACGGAGGCGGCGGAAAGGCGGGATTGGGGTGGAGGAGTGGAGCAGCTCAGGCTCGGGCCGGGGCCTCGGGTCCCTCTCCCTCCTCTTCTCGATGAGCTGGCCCGGAGGGGGGTCAGGAGACTTCTCGTGGAGGGCGGGGAGGAGGTCATAGGCTCCTTCGTGGCCGGTCGGCTATTCGACCGTTTTATAATATATATCGGCAGCGTTGTTCTCGGTGGGCATGGACCCACGCCCGCGGGCGGCGAGGGCGCGGCGTCCCTTGAAGAGGCGACGAGGCTCAAGCTGCTCAAGGTCCGGAGACTAGGGGACGGGGTCCTCCTTGAGTACGAACCCGCCCCACAAGGTAACGTTGTCGGGAGGGAGACTGTATCCGAAACAGACTCCCGGCCGCCGAGGGGCCGCGGGCCCATCCGGAGGTAG